From one Paenibacillus terrae HPL-003 genomic stretch:
- a CDS encoding nitrate/nitrite transporter: MNKKSFWQSGHKPTLFGAFLYFDISFMIWGMIGPLSVIIANDYPMDPLQKANLVALPVLGGSLLRLVLGFMSDYIGPKRTGQIGMLVTFIPLLLGWMWVDSLEQLYMVALLLGVAGASFAAALPLASQWYPKEHQGLAMGIAGAGNSGTVLATLFANRLAQYFGSWEAVFGLAIFPIFIVFILFSIFARNSPDRPAPKRLSQYASVLKQGDAWVFCAFYCVTFGGFVGLSNYLTIFFNTQYGLSAVHAADFATVCVIAGSFFRPVGGFLSDRIGGSRMLMYLYAGAGIMLAGIAFLPPLALVVVLLFVGMMCLGAGNGSVFQLVPQRFGNEIGLMTGIIGAAGGVGGYFLPLTLGNLYKLTGSYMPGFICLSLITFCALTLVIMMQLKWRNSWMRPPTPITDEAASRIGELKVDVH; the protein is encoded by the coding sequence ACCCAATGGACCCTTTACAAAAAGCCAACCTTGTCGCTCTTCCGGTACTGGGCGGTTCCCTGCTCCGGCTCGTGCTTGGCTTCATGTCAGATTATATCGGTCCAAAGCGCACCGGACAGATCGGTATGCTTGTGACATTCATTCCTCTCCTGCTCGGCTGGATGTGGGTTGACTCGCTAGAGCAACTGTACATGGTCGCCCTGCTGTTGGGTGTAGCCGGAGCCTCATTTGCAGCTGCGCTCCCCTTAGCCAGTCAATGGTATCCAAAAGAGCATCAAGGCTTGGCTATGGGAATTGCTGGTGCTGGCAATAGCGGTACCGTTCTCGCGACCTTGTTTGCCAACCGCCTCGCACAATATTTTGGCAGCTGGGAGGCCGTTTTTGGATTGGCCATCTTTCCGATTTTCATCGTCTTCATTCTGTTCAGTATTTTTGCCCGCAACAGCCCTGACCGCCCGGCACCGAAGCGTCTGTCGCAGTACGCTTCGGTGCTTAAACAGGGGGATGCATGGGTGTTCTGTGCTTTTTACTGTGTGACGTTCGGCGGATTCGTTGGGCTTTCTAATTATTTGACCATTTTCTTTAACACCCAATACGGTCTCTCTGCTGTACATGCTGCCGACTTTGCAACCGTCTGTGTGATTGCCGGGAGCTTCTTTCGGCCTGTAGGCGGATTTTTGTCTGACCGAATCGGGGGTTCGCGCATGTTAATGTATTTGTATGCTGGAGCCGGGATCATGCTCGCGGGCATTGCATTTCTACCGCCGCTTGCCCTGGTTGTAGTACTGCTTTTTGTAGGCATGATGTGCCTTGGCGCTGGCAACGGCTCTGTATTCCAACTCGTGCCGCAGCGGTTCGGAAACGAAATTGGGCTCATGACCGGTATCATTGGCGCTGCGGGTGGCGTAGGTGGATATTTTCTACCTCTTACTCTCGGCAATCTGTACAAATTAACGGGTTCCTATATGCCGGGCTTTATCTGTCTGAGCTTGATCACCTTCTGCGCCCTTACTCTCGTCATCATGATGCAGTTAAAATGGCGCAACAGCTGGATGCGCCCACCTACTCCAATTACTGATGAAGCCGCCAGCCGTATCGGAGAATTAAAGGTTGATGTCCATTAA